The following are encoded together in the Erpetoichthys calabaricus chromosome 16, fErpCal1.3, whole genome shotgun sequence genome:
- the LOC127526058 gene encoding uncharacterized protein LOC127526058, which produces MSAEREQLQGVLTRAMSCVREAEEAAEADDFAASCVRQTRALFRRSARRPPLSGDTTTRKKGRSKCDIWKLNFFLLQKHNEEYVPPPSELSRLTRNGLGPPKHEQPGTQDRYGSKSSINRNWTIPQLEKFIIESYPNVPLHLTGFSFAKAEKGRRLHSLQTETAAQLQKKIGKGKIFIIPHRDIPLPIQMEQIHTAQEESEFRPEIPGQVHAETSYQGAQATLSQEPHVDRLENTREPQAEVDSQLKCRHTCLILIVVVEPYSLSEKQWIKIENSE; this is translated from the exons ATGTCAGCGGAAAGAGAACAGTTACAGGGTGTTTTAACCCGGGCCATGTCGTGTGTTCGAGAAGCTGAAGAAGCAGCAGAAGCAGATGACTTTGCAGCTTCTTGTGTGAGACAAACTAGAGCTTTATTTAGAAGAAGTGCACGGAGACCACCTTTATCAGGGG ATActacaacaagaaaaaaaggaagatCAAAATGCGATATATGGAAACTTAATTTTTTCCTTCTCCAGAAACACAATGAAGAGTATGTTCCACCTCCCTCAGAACTTTCACGTCTTACAAGAAATGGCTTAG GTCCTCCAAAACATGAGCAGCCTGGGACTCAAGACAGATATGGAAGCAAATCATCCATTAATAGGAACTGGACAATTCCCCAGTTAGAGAAGTTTATTATTGAAAGCTACCCAAATGTTCCTTTACACTTAACAGGATTTAGTTTTGCCAAAGCCGAGAAAGGGAGACGTTTGCATAGCTTGCAAACTGAAACTGCTGctcaattacagaaaaaaattgggAAAGGCAAAATATTCATAATTCCTCACCGTGACATACCACTACCGATTCAG ATGGAGCAGATACACACGGCACAAGAAGAATCAGAATTTAGACCAGAAATTCCAGGTCAAGTGCATGCAGAAACAAGTTATCAG GGAGCGCAGGCAACATTGTCACAGGAGCCACATGTAGATAGGCTGGAAAACACAAGAGAACCTCAAGCAGAAGTAGATAGCCAG ttgaaatgcagacacaCCTGCTTAATACTTATTGTAGTGGTGGAGCCATACAGCCTATCCGAGAAGCAGTGGATCAAGATAGAAAACTCTGAATAG
- the LOC127526061 gene encoding uncharacterized protein LOC127526061, translated as MMSGMLRARGIHVQRDRLRRTLARLDPVGTAQRWSQTVQRRSYHAVSPNSIWHIDSHMKLIRWGFVVHGAIDGFSRLIPYLSCATNNSSSTVLQTFCRGALQYGLPLRVRSDQGTENVQVALLMNAIRGLHRGSHITGLSVHNQRIERLWRDVFQQVLFPIYKEFYEMEDNGILEEGNSLHKGCLQYVYYSTINQRLEMFREGWNKHRIRTEHNRTPEQIWFDSLSTISHQTSLSDMNTQQFRESLIEHLQRIGASFSDDAYMESQETFNPLEMSVQNLQILQDAIQLETNLKDKYACCVQKANELLTDTQT; from the exons aTGATGTCAGGAATGCTAAGAGCAAGGGGAATACATGTGCAAAGGGACAGACTTCGACGCACATTGGCTAGACTTGACCCAGTTGGCACTGCTCAGAGATGGTCACAAACTGTTCAAAGAAGGTCATACCATGCCGTCTCACCTAACAGTATATGGCACATTGACAGTCACATGAAGCTTATAAG GTGGGGCTTTGTTGTACATGGTGCTATCGATGGCTTTTCCCGTCTAATACCTTATTTAAGTTGTGCTACAAATAATTCTTCATCCACGGTGCTACAGACTTTCTGCAGGGGTGCTCTACAGTATGGATTACCATTAAGAGTGAGGTCTGACCAAGGCACAGAAAATGTTCAGGTAGCACTGCTTATGAATGCCATCAGAGGATTACACCGTGGCAGCCATATAACTGGACTTTCTGTCCACAACCAGAGAATTGAAAGGCTATGGAGAGATGTATTTCAACAGGTTCTCTTCCCCATCTACAAAGAATTTTATGAAATGGAAGATAATGGAATACTTGAAGAAGGCAACAGTTTACACAAAGGATGTCTACAATATGTTTACTACTCAACAATTAATCAAAGATTGGAAATGTTCAGAGAAGGCTGGAATAAACATAGAATTAGAACTGAACACAACAGAACACCGGAACAAATATGGTTTGATAGCTTGTCCACTATATCTCACCAAACAAGTCTGTCTGACATGAATACACAACAGTTTAGAGAGAGTTTAATAGAACATTTACAAAGAATAGGTGCATCATTTTCAGATGATGCATATATGGAGTCTCAGGAGACATTCAACCCACTTGAAATGTCTGTCCAAAATCTACAGATACTACAAGATGCTATTCAGCtagaaacaaatttaaaagataaatatgCATGTTGTGTTCAAAAGGCCAATGAGCTATTAACAGATACCCAAACATAG